The following is a genomic window from uncultured Flavobacterium sp..
TAAAAAAGGTAAGGATGGAAATAAAACTACTTTAATTAAAATTTATAAAGCATCTTTCGAAAATGATAAATGGACTAATATAATTGAACTTCCATTTAATAGTGACACTTACAGCACGGCGCATCCGGCTTTGAGTGCCGATGAAAAAACCTTGTATTTTGCATCAGATATGCCGGGTACAATCGGACAATCAGATATCTATAAAGTAAGTATCAATAACAATGGCGGATATGGTACTCCGGAAAATTTAGGACCGACAATTAATACAGAAGGAAAAGAAACATTTCCGTATGTAACCGATGATAATGAAATATACTTTGCTTCAGATGGACATCCCGGACTTGGTGGTTTAGATGTTTTTGTTGGAGAAATAGATCAAAATGGTGTAAGCAATATTCAAAACGTTGGAGCCGATATTAATTCTCCAAACGATGATTTTGCTTATGTAATAGATACTAAATCACGAAGAGGTTTTTTTTCATCTAATAAAGAAGGAGGTCTTGGTTCTGATGATATTTATAAATTCTTAGAAACCAAAAAACTAAGATGTGTCCAGGAATTAAGCGGTATTGTTTCTGATAGTCAAATCGGAATTATACTACCTGAAACAAAAGTTTCTTTATATGATAGCCAGCATATTTTAATAAATACTACCATTTCAGATCAAAAAGGATTTTACTTTTTTGCTGTAGAATGTGGTAAAGTTTATCATGTAAGAGCCGAAAAAAAGGAGTATGAAACAAAAGAAGTAAGCATAACTATTAGCTCTCAAAATGGTAAAACTAATTTGCCAATTACTCTGGATAAAACTTCTTGTCAAGTCGCTATAGGAGATGATTTAGGAAAATGTTTTGGTATCAAAATGATATATTTTGATTTAGACAAATCAAATATTCGTCCTGAAGCAGCATTAGATTTAGAAAAAATATTAGACGTATTAAATCAACATCCTACTCTGAAACTAGCTATCCGTTCTCACACCGATAGTCGTCAAACCGCTGCATACAACATGCAATTATCAGAAAGAAGGGCAGATTCGACGATGAAATGGCTAATAAAAAATGGTATTTCGCCAAACAGGTTAACAAGTAAAGGTTATGGCGAAAGCCAACTTATAAATCAATGTTCTGATGGTGTTATTTGTAGCGATGAACAACATCAAATGAATAGACGAAGTGAGTTTATTATCACAGCAATGTAAATACAAAGCAACCATTAATTTAAGAAGTAGAATAAAAACTAATCCCAAACAAATACAAAATGAACAGAAAAACTATTTCAATTATTAGTTACCTCACTATCATAGGATGGGTAATATCTTTTGTTGTTTATCACAATGGCGGACGATCTTCATTTGCACAATATC
Proteins encoded in this region:
- a CDS encoding OmpA family protein — protein: MKNYILLCITIVSISLNSYSQNKTASADKKYDDYAYIDAIKTYERIAEKGYKSADMFKKLANSFYFNSEFDKAAKWYGELFAMNSEVEPEYYYRYAQSLKSSGDLVKANQILDLFNQKTKNDSRGKLYQANKDYLAEIKANSGRYKIEDAGINSKYSDYGTAFYLNKIVFTSARDTGNFGQRKHKWTGEHFTNLYQSDIDENFNPNAVQKIKSKINSKFNESTPVFTKDGKTVYFTRNNYIDGKKGKDGNKTTLIKIYKASFENDKWTNIIELPFNSDTYSTAHPALSADEKTLYFASDMPGTIGQSDIYKVSINNNGGYGTPENLGPTINTEGKETFPYVTDDNEIYFASDGHPGLGGLDVFVGEIDQNGVSNIQNVGADINSPNDDFAYVIDTKSRRGFFSSNKEGGLGSDDIYKFLETKKLRCVQELSGIVSDSQIGIILPETKVSLYDSQHILINTTISDQKGFYFFAVECGKVYHVRAEKKEYETKEVSITISSQNGKTNLPITLDKTSCQVAIGDDLGKCFGIKMIYFDLDKSNIRPEAALDLEKILDVLNQHPTLKLAIRSHTDSRQTAAYNMQLSERRADSTMKWLIKNGISPNRLTSKGYGESQLINQCSDGVICSDEQHQMNRRSEFIITAM